One segment of Amycolatopsis alba DSM 44262 DNA contains the following:
- a CDS encoding SGNH/GDSL hydrolase family protein — translation MRVKHLAVAGILLLGIVPGVAAAAPETPVESTATSGWVGTWAAAPAAGVAGTDNGYPNFSIRNIVHTSAGGHEVRVRLSNAFGRTPVLFGRVTVAVAAGPDTPQAVPGTMRTLTFGGDREVTVPPGADILSDGAALTVPRDGDLLVTTYTPTPSGPVTYHPLAMQNSYFTRNGDKAADESAAAFPEKTAVWHYVSGVDVRGPGLRGSVVAIGDSITDGANSTWGANLRWPDQLADKISARMGVLNAGISGNRLLLDGGNYGVNALARLDRDVLSQSGARTAIVFEGINDIQQTPHQADPNKIISALKQIAGRAHDRGLRVLGATITPWKGWGSYTPQLEETRQAVNRFVRTSKLFDGYIDFDAVIRDPADPQRMKPEYDSGDHLHPGDKGFTVMADAVPLQRLK, via the coding sequence ATGCGCGTGAAGCATCTCGCGGTGGCGGGGATCCTGCTGCTGGGCATCGTCCCCGGAGTCGCCGCGGCGGCCCCCGAGACCCCGGTGGAAAGCACTGCCACGAGCGGCTGGGTGGGCACTTGGGCGGCGGCGCCCGCGGCCGGGGTGGCCGGGACGGACAACGGCTACCCGAACTTCTCGATCCGCAACATCGTGCACACCAGCGCCGGCGGGCACGAGGTGCGGGTGCGCCTGTCCAACGCCTTCGGGCGGACGCCGGTGCTGTTCGGCCGGGTGACCGTCGCGGTCGCCGCGGGCCCGGACACGCCGCAGGCGGTCCCCGGCACGATGCGCACGCTGACCTTCGGCGGCGACCGTGAGGTCACCGTGCCGCCGGGCGCCGACATCCTCAGCGACGGCGCGGCGCTGACCGTGCCGAGGGACGGCGACCTCCTGGTGACCACGTACACGCCGACGCCGTCCGGCCCGGTCACCTACCACCCGCTGGCCATGCAGAACTCGTACTTCACCCGGAACGGCGACAAGGCCGCCGACGAGTCGGCCGCGGCGTTCCCGGAGAAGACCGCGGTCTGGCACTACGTGTCCGGAGTGGACGTCCGGGGTCCCGGTCTGCGGGGCAGTGTCGTGGCGATCGGCGACTCGATCACCGACGGCGCGAACTCGACCTGGGGCGCGAACCTGCGCTGGCCCGATCAGCTCGCCGACAAGATCAGCGCGCGCATGGGCGTGCTCAACGCCGGGATCAGCGGGAACCGGCTGCTGCTCGACGGCGGCAACTACGGGGTCAACGCGCTGGCCCGGCTCGACCGGGACGTGCTGAGCCAGTCCGGCGCGCGGACGGCGATCGTGTTCGAGGGCATCAACGACATCCAGCAGACACCGCATCAGGCCGATCCGAACAAGATCATCTCGGCGCTGAAGCAGATCGCCGGACGGGCGCACGACCGCGGCCTGCGGGTGCTGGGCGCCACGATCACGCCGTGGAAGGGCTGGGGTTCGTACACGCCGCAGCTGGAAGAGACCCGGCAGGCGGTCAACCGGTTCGTCCGCACCAGCAAGCTTTTCGACGGATACATCGACTTCGACGCGGTGATCCGTGATCCGGCCGACCCGCAGCGGATGAAACCCGAGTACGACTCCGGCGATCACCTCCACCCAGGGGACAAGGGTTTCACCGTCATGGCGGACGCCGTCCCGCTGCAGCGGCTCAAGTAG
- a CDS encoding MMPL family transporter — MSSFLYRLGRLAARGRVLVTALWLVVLCVAGGAALLFGQGTDDTFAIPGSESQEALDHLGRVFPQVSGTSAQLVVLVPEGQRADSAAVRDAVTAVAPELTRAPQVSTVVNPFDEAVHDAVSKDGRAALVTVQLDVGLADIQPSTRTALAGIAQDLENRIGHGTEVLTGGDAFSDKVPKLSPTEGIGLVIALVVLLMVFGSFIAAGMPLLTAILGVGVSVALVYAATSVATVSSTAPMLAVMLGLAVGIDYALFLLSRHRDQLAEGLEVEESIARATATAGSAVIFAGLTVVIALLGLFVAGIPFLTVMGVAAAGGVAVAVIVAITLIPALLAFAGERLRPKKPRKVKRKKKARFSLRWVRLATKSPWVTIALIVGVLGVASIPALDLRLALPDNGTDEDGTPARVAYDVVAEHFGPGFNGPLVVTADILSTTDPVGITNGIADDIRKVPGVAVVPLATPNPKGDTAIIQVVPTTGAYDAATDELVERLRSMEGQFKDRYGVQTAVTGFTAVGIDVSAQLGDALLPFGILVVGLSLVLLAMVFRSVLVPLKATFGYLLSIGAAFGATSFVFGQGHLADALGVTRTGSVISFLPIILMGVLFGLAMDYEVFLVSRIREDYVHHGDAHKAIETGFVSASRVVTAAAVIMLGVFAAFVPDGSATIKPIAFSLAVGVFVDAFLVRMTLVPAILALLGPRAWGLPPWLDRKLPVFDAEGDGLVHELRLADWPSPGSLEVISAAGLRVDDDRGRTVFRDLELHIGPGEILAVHGSGPAGKSALLYALAGRVPHVRGDLKVLGRVLPQHAHAVRRNVAFVACKETDDPAGEVRRALDEGVGLVFLDDLDTVVATAQRAGLREAFASRAATFAVSCQSLAIVRDLLPTTAVAGLAMAPAPVPAEVR, encoded by the coding sequence GTGTCGTCATTCCTCTACCGCCTCGGCAGGCTGGCCGCTCGCGGACGCGTCCTGGTCACCGCTTTGTGGCTGGTGGTGCTGTGCGTCGCGGGCGGGGCGGCGCTGCTGTTCGGCCAGGGCACCGACGACACGTTCGCGATCCCCGGCTCGGAGTCCCAGGAAGCGCTCGACCACCTCGGCCGGGTCTTCCCGCAGGTGAGCGGCACCTCGGCGCAACTGGTCGTGCTCGTCCCCGAAGGGCAGCGGGCCGACTCCGCCGCCGTGCGCGACGCCGTCACCGCGGTGGCACCCGAGCTGACCAGGGCGCCGCAGGTCTCGACGGTGGTGAATCCCTTCGACGAGGCGGTCCACGACGCCGTGTCCAAGGACGGCCGCGCCGCGCTGGTCACCGTGCAGCTCGACGTCGGGCTGGCCGACATCCAGCCGTCGACCCGGACCGCGCTCGCCGGGATCGCGCAGGACCTGGAGAACCGGATCGGCCACGGCACCGAGGTGCTCACGGGCGGCGACGCGTTCTCGGACAAGGTGCCCAAGCTCAGCCCCACCGAGGGGATCGGTCTCGTCATCGCGCTCGTGGTGCTGCTGATGGTGTTCGGTTCGTTCATCGCGGCAGGAATGCCGCTGCTGACGGCGATCCTCGGCGTCGGTGTCTCGGTGGCGCTTGTCTACGCGGCGACTTCGGTCGCGACGGTGTCCTCCACGGCACCGATGCTCGCGGTCATGCTCGGGCTCGCCGTCGGCATCGACTACGCGCTCTTCCTGCTGTCCCGGCATCGCGACCAGCTCGCCGAAGGACTCGAAGTCGAGGAGTCCATCGCCAGGGCGACCGCGACCGCCGGGTCCGCGGTCATCTTCGCCGGGCTCACCGTGGTAATCGCGCTGCTGGGCCTGTTCGTCGCCGGGATCCCGTTCCTGACCGTGATGGGTGTCGCGGCGGCGGGCGGGGTCGCCGTCGCGGTGATCGTGGCCATCACGCTGATTCCCGCGCTGCTGGCGTTCGCGGGCGAGCGGCTGCGGCCCAAGAAACCGCGCAAGGTCAAGCGCAAGAAGAAGGCGCGGTTCAGCCTGCGCTGGGTCCGGCTCGCCACGAAGTCCCCGTGGGTGACGATCGCGCTGATCGTCGGCGTGCTCGGGGTGGCGTCGATACCCGCGCTGGATCTCCGCCTTGCCCTGCCGGACAACGGAACCGACGAGGACGGCACCCCGGCCCGCGTCGCCTACGACGTCGTCGCCGAGCATTTCGGGCCCGGCTTCAACGGGCCGCTGGTCGTCACCGCGGACATCCTGTCGACCACCGACCCGGTCGGGATCACCAACGGCATCGCCGACGACATCCGCAAGGTCCCCGGCGTCGCCGTCGTCCCGCTCGCCACGCCGAATCCCAAGGGCGACACCGCGATCATCCAGGTCGTGCCCACGACCGGCGCCTACGACGCGGCGACCGACGAACTCGTCGAGCGGCTGCGGTCGATGGAAGGGCAGTTCAAGGACCGGTACGGCGTGCAGACGGCGGTCACCGGGTTCACCGCCGTCGGCATCGACGTGTCCGCGCAGCTCGGCGACGCGCTGCTGCCGTTCGGCATCCTGGTCGTCGGGCTTTCCCTGGTGCTGCTGGCGATGGTGTTCCGCTCGGTGCTGGTTCCGCTCAAGGCCACCTTCGGCTACCTGCTCTCGATCGGCGCCGCCTTCGGGGCCACGTCGTTCGTCTTCGGCCAGGGGCATCTGGCCGACGCGCTGGGCGTGACCCGTACCGGCAGCGTGATCAGCTTCCTGCCGATCATCCTGATGGGTGTCCTTTTCGGACTCGCCATGGACTACGAGGTGTTCCTCGTGTCCCGGATCCGGGAGGACTACGTCCACCACGGCGACGCGCACAAAGCGATCGAGACGGGTTTCGTGTCCGCGTCGAGAGTGGTGACCGCGGCGGCGGTGATCATGCTGGGCGTTTTCGCCGCGTTCGTCCCCGACGGCAGCGCGACGATCAAGCCGATCGCGTTCAGCCTCGCCGTGGGCGTGTTCGTGGACGCCTTCCTGGTGCGGATGACCCTGGTCCCGGCGATCCTCGCGCTGCTGGGGCCGCGCGCCTGGGGCCTGCCGCCGTGGCTGGACCGCAAACTCCCGGTGTTCGACGCCGAGGGCGACGGTCTCGTCCACGAACTCCGGCTCGCCGACTGGCCGTCGCCCGGCTCGCTCGAAGTGATCAGCGCCGCCGGTCTCCGCGTCGACGACGACCGCGGCCGGACCGTCTTCCGCGACCTCGAACTGCACATCGGACCGGGGGAGATCCTGGCCGTGCACGGTTCCGGCCCGGCGGGCAAGAGCGCCCTGCTCTATGCGCTCGCCGGCCGTGTCCCGCACGTCCGCGGCGATCTCAAGGTCCTCGGCCGGGTGCTGCCGCAGCACGCGCACGCCGTCCGCCGGAACGTCGCCTTCGTCGCCTGCAAGGAAACCGACGATCCCGCCGGCGAGGTCCGCCGCGCGCTGGACGAAGGTGTCGGCCTCGTCTTTCTTGACGATCTGGACACCGTCGTCGCCACCGCGCAGCGCGCCGGGTTGAGAGAGGCGTTCGCGAGCAGGGCCGCGACGTTCGCCGTGTCCTGCCAGAGCCTCGCCATCGTGCGGGATCTGCTGCCCACCACCGCCGTCGCGGGCCTCGCCATGGCGCCCGCTCCCGTCCCCGCCGAGGTCCGCTGA
- a CDS encoding sensor histidine kinase, which translates to MLEILRDRFRARVQVSLTRAGLSLPWWGALCASAVSFVFTAVALVQRDALLPPEPMALVGLIVIAPSVIWVATDWIMPWVRMTALITAASVLLIEPVLPDFAPLLLLVAATEAGSVLRTTWGIAVVTVAGELVLVVGGIWGGLVGGPVYMVAILLGLSGGLMVRWYTRVLDAERDNRDASRDKALLAERQRIAREVHDVVGHSLSITLLHLTGARHALQQDRDVDEAIEALTEAEQVGRAAMADIRRTVGLLADKPSGNAPLPGVEDIATLVERTRAAGLDVRYTQEGDLGRVGASDGLGLYRIVQESLVNVVKHAPGANAEVRLNAGRPGVKLIVSNTLSGTVRRTAEDGSGLAGMAVRAAQLGADLEAGPQGRQWIVEVTVPGTKP; encoded by the coding sequence GTGCTGGAGATCTTGCGGGACCGGTTCCGGGCACGGGTGCAGGTCAGCCTCACCCGTGCCGGACTGTCCCTGCCCTGGTGGGGGGCGTTGTGCGCCAGCGCGGTGAGTTTCGTGTTCACGGCGGTCGCGCTGGTGCAGCGGGACGCCCTGCTGCCCCCTGAGCCGATGGCGCTCGTCGGGCTGATCGTGATCGCGCCGTCGGTGATCTGGGTGGCCACCGACTGGATCATGCCGTGGGTGCGGATGACGGCGCTGATCACCGCCGCCTCGGTCCTGCTCATCGAGCCCGTGCTCCCGGATTTCGCGCCGTTGCTGCTGCTGGTCGCCGCCACCGAGGCGGGCAGTGTCCTGCGGACGACGTGGGGGATCGCCGTCGTCACCGTCGCGGGTGAACTGGTCCTGGTCGTGGGAGGGATCTGGGGCGGGCTCGTCGGCGGGCCGGTGTACATGGTGGCGATCCTGCTCGGGCTGAGCGGCGGGCTCATGGTCCGCTGGTACACCAGGGTGCTGGACGCCGAACGCGACAACCGTGACGCTTCCCGTGACAAGGCCTTGCTGGCCGAACGACAGCGGATCGCGCGCGAGGTGCACGACGTCGTCGGGCACTCGCTCAGCATCACGTTGCTGCACCTGACCGGGGCCCGGCACGCGCTGCAGCAGGACCGCGACGTCGACGAGGCGATCGAAGCGCTCACCGAAGCCGAGCAGGTGGGACGCGCCGCGATGGCCGACATCCGCCGCACGGTCGGCCTGCTCGCCGACAAGCCGTCGGGAAACGCGCCGCTGCCGGGCGTGGAGGACATCGCGACGCTGGTGGAACGCACCAGGGCCGCCGGGCTGGACGTGCGCTATACACAGGAAGGCGACCTCGGCCGGGTAGGCGCCTCGGACGGATTGGGCCTCTACCGGATCGTGCAGGAATCACTGGTCAACGTCGTCAAGCACGCCCCTGGCGCGAACGCGGAGGTCCGGCTGAACGCCGGCCGGCCGGGGGTGAAGCTCATCGTCAGCAACACCCTTTCCGGGACGGTCCGGCGCACGGCCGAGGACGGCTCGGGACTGGCGGGGATGGCCGTCCGCGCCGCCCAGCTCGGCGCCGACCTCGAAGCCGGTCCTCAGGGCAGGCAGTGGATCGTGGAAGTCACCGTGCCGGGGACCAAGCCGTGA
- a CDS encoding AfsR/SARP family transcriptional regulator, producing the protein MIDDGGIMAESRLRFEVLGPLRAWHGEKRLDLGPVRQQAVLAALLLRPDVTVSHYELTDGLWEKPPESNVLPVYVRRLRQCLDTSGEKPRDSVIVSDRGGYRFASGGVRLDVARLEEVAVVAAAAEEQGDLVAAVNTFADALRLFHGEPLTGLPGAFVQGERRRLEERRLLLLRRKLWAQLKLGRFDEVIGELSALVSADPPSEPLAALLMRALYGGGRQAEALEVFTDVRARLVEQLGVEPGEELRQVQEAVLRGDDAVLGVAQRRETPRRIRNELPATNGELVGRDRELALLVEDGEPEAVSVDAVDGVPGAGKTTLAVHAAHRLRECCPDGALFVDLHGYTEGREPVTPERALRRLLRAVGVEDGVMPDDLDELAASWRAATANLRLLLVLDNAESAGQVRPLLPSGPGSRVLVTSRRRLSGLDADHRVSLGALGLEAAEKLLGRIVGAPRAEGERFAVRALAGLCGRLPLALRIAGARLQNRPMWTFKDLVDRMSDDERRLGELTAEDRSVEVALRLSYDQLRPAEQNAFRVLGLSPTPEFDRLSVAALLDCSPAEAECLLESLVDASLVQEPASGRYRLHDLVAVYARRLAGEMPEEAAEAARKRVYGLYVSAARQASEWGVARFPVESGRGPFTGQRDASAWLDAAGDLPEVVTQAAEAGLDGLACSIAEGLVDYLARQQRYHECRTALQVALPLAEQAEDERLISSLRFCLGYAYAMQGQLDRARGWFDDALRAGQASGDRGVEARALGGLTMADLIEGHHERAIPGMQRVMVLADEVGDRWIAERAMSALGYLAYLRGEHEDALAHLGRARELSEEIGSPGMLARVLCHSGTVRLETGRFAEAALDLRRSVELAEETTDGLLIATSLVRLGAAELELGNLDQAFELQRRALTAVTEETIVGMESEIRNRLGRTHLAAGEPVAAREHFEWVLTTIGPDGDAQQRTLALEGLDLTRRSARRR; encoded by the coding sequence ATGATCGACGACGGGGGGATCATGGCCGAATCGCGCCTTCGGTTCGAGGTGCTCGGCCCGTTGCGGGCCTGGCACGGAGAGAAACGGCTGGATCTCGGCCCGGTCCGGCAGCAGGCCGTGCTGGCAGCGCTGCTGCTGCGCCCGGACGTGACCGTCAGCCATTACGAACTCACCGACGGGCTCTGGGAAAAGCCGCCGGAGTCGAATGTGCTGCCGGTGTACGTCCGGCGGCTGCGGCAATGCCTGGACACCTCCGGGGAGAAGCCCCGTGACTCGGTGATCGTGTCCGACCGCGGCGGCTACCGGTTCGCCAGCGGCGGAGTGCGGCTGGACGTGGCGCGGCTGGAAGAGGTCGCGGTCGTCGCGGCGGCCGCCGAGGAACAGGGTGATCTCGTCGCCGCGGTGAACACTTTCGCCGACGCGCTCCGCCTGTTCCACGGCGAGCCGTTGACGGGGCTGCCCGGCGCGTTCGTCCAGGGGGAGCGGCGGCGGCTGGAGGAACGCAGGCTGCTGTTGCTGCGCCGGAAACTGTGGGCACAGCTGAAACTCGGCCGGTTCGACGAGGTGATCGGCGAACTGTCGGCCCTGGTGTCGGCCGACCCGCCGAGCGAACCGCTTGCCGCGTTGCTGATGCGCGCGCTCTACGGCGGCGGGCGTCAGGCGGAGGCGCTGGAGGTGTTCACCGACGTCCGTGCGCGGCTGGTGGAGCAGCTCGGTGTCGAGCCGGGCGAGGAGCTGCGGCAGGTCCAGGAAGCCGTCCTGCGCGGTGACGACGCCGTGCTCGGCGTGGCCCAGCGCCGGGAGACGCCGCGCCGGATCCGCAACGAACTGCCCGCCACCAACGGCGAACTCGTCGGCAGGGACCGGGAACTCGCGCTGCTCGTCGAGGACGGCGAGCCGGAGGCGGTCTCGGTCGACGCCGTCGACGGGGTTCCCGGCGCCGGGAAGACCACGCTCGCGGTACATGCGGCGCATCGGCTCCGCGAGTGCTGCCCGGACGGCGCGTTGTTCGTGGATCTGCACGGCTACACCGAAGGCCGTGAGCCGGTGACGCCGGAACGCGCGCTGCGCCGGTTGCTGCGCGCGGTCGGTGTCGAGGACGGCGTGATGCCGGACGATCTCGACGAACTGGCCGCGTCGTGGCGGGCGGCGACCGCGAACCTGCGGTTGCTGCTGGTGCTCGACAACGCCGAGTCCGCAGGCCAGGTGCGCCCTTTGCTGCCGTCGGGACCGGGTAGCCGTGTGCTGGTGACCAGCCGCCGCCGTCTGTCCGGTTTGGACGCCGATCACCGCGTTTCCCTTGGTGCGCTGGGCCTCGAAGCGGCGGAGAAGCTGCTCGGCCGGATCGTGGGTGCGCCGAGGGCGGAGGGTGAGCGGTTCGCCGTGCGCGCGCTCGCCGGACTGTGCGGGCGGCTGCCGCTCGCGTTGCGGATCGCGGGCGCCCGGTTGCAGAACCGTCCGATGTGGACGTTCAAGGACCTGGTGGACCGGATGTCGGACGACGAGCGGCGGCTCGGCGAACTGACCGCCGAGGATCGCAGCGTCGAGGTGGCGCTGCGCCTGTCGTACGACCAGCTGCGGCCCGCCGAACAGAACGCTTTCCGCGTGCTCGGCCTGTCCCCGACGCCGGAATTCGACCGGCTCTCGGTCGCCGCCCTGCTCGACTGCTCGCCCGCCGAAGCCGAGTGCCTGCTGGAAAGCCTCGTCGACGCGAGCCTCGTGCAAGAACCGGCGAGCGGCCGCTACCGGCTGCACGACCTGGTGGCGGTCTACGCGCGAAGGCTCGCGGGGGAGATGCCCGAGGAGGCCGCCGAAGCGGCGCGGAAACGGGTGTACGGGCTGTACGTCAGCGCCGCCCGCCAAGCGAGCGAATGGGGCGTCGCGCGGTTCCCGGTCGAGTCCGGCCGAGGGCCGTTCACCGGGCAGCGTGATGCCTCCGCTTGGCTGGACGCTGCCGGTGACCTGCCCGAGGTGGTCACCCAAGCGGCCGAAGCCGGGCTGGACGGCCTCGCGTGCTCGATCGCCGAGGGGCTGGTCGACTATCTCGCGCGCCAGCAGCGGTACCACGAATGCCGGACGGCTCTCCAGGTCGCGCTGCCGTTGGCCGAACAGGCCGAGGACGAACGCCTGATCTCGTCGCTGCGATTCTGCCTCGGCTACGCCTACGCCATGCAAGGGCAGCTGGACCGGGCGAGAGGCTGGTTCGACGACGCGCTGCGGGCGGGTCAGGCCTCCGGCGACCGCGGCGTGGAGGCGCGGGCACTGGGCGGGCTCACCATGGCGGACCTGATCGAGGGGCATCACGAGCGCGCGATCCCAGGGATGCAGCGGGTGATGGTCCTGGCGGACGAGGTGGGGGACAGGTGGATCGCCGAACGGGCGATGTCCGCGCTCGGCTATCTCGCCTACCTGCGGGGCGAGCACGAGGACGCGCTCGCCCACTTGGGTCGCGCCCGCGAGCTGAGCGAGGAGATCGGCAGTCCGGGGATGCTGGCGCGGGTGCTGTGTCACAGCGGCACCGTCCGCCTCGAAACCGGCAGGTTCGCCGAAGCCGCGTTGGACCTCCGGCGTTCCGTCGAACTCGCCGAGGAGACTACGGACGGCCTGCTGATCGCGACCAGTCTCGTCCGGCTCGGCGCGGCGGAACTGGAACTCGGGAATCTTGACCAGGCGTTCGAACTCCAGCGGCGGGCGCTGACGGCGGTCACCGAGGAGACCATCGTCGGGATGGAATCCGAGATCCGCAACCGGCTCGGCCGCACCCATCTCGCCGCGGGCGAACCCGTGGCCGCCAGGGAGCACTTCGAATGGGTGCTCACCACCATCGGACCCGACGGTGACGCCCAGCAGCGCACGCTCGCGCTGGAAGGCCTGGACCTCACCAGACGGTCGGCACGCCGGCGTTGA
- a CDS encoding MmcQ/YjbR family DNA-binding protein, whose protein sequence is MTPAALRKLCLGFPGAREEFPFDEHSSVFKVAGKMFALSPLKAKPLRINLKCEPDLAVRLRAEHPAIIPGYHMNKQHWNTVHLDGSLTDDFVRELIEDSYDLVVAGLPKREQEKLKWVALGKE, encoded by the coding sequence ATGACCCCAGCCGCTCTCCGGAAGCTCTGCCTCGGCTTCCCTGGTGCCCGTGAGGAGTTCCCGTTCGACGAGCACTCCAGCGTGTTCAAGGTCGCGGGCAAGATGTTCGCGCTCAGCCCGCTCAAGGCAAAACCGCTGCGGATCAACCTCAAATGCGAGCCCGACCTGGCGGTCCGGCTGCGCGCCGAACATCCGGCGATCATCCCCGGCTACCACATGAACAAGCAGCACTGGAACACCGTCCACCTGGACGGTTCGCTGACCGACGACTTCGTCCGGGAGCTGATCGAGGACTCCTACGACCTGGTCGTCGCGGGCCTGCCGAAACGGGAGCAGGAGAAACTGAAGTGGGTCGCGCTCGGCAAGGAGTGA
- a CDS encoding TetR/AcrR family transcriptional regulator produces the protein MTEERGATMTRRRADTRRRLIDAAYEAFSERGIRDTPVELICERAGFTRGAFYSNFSSKEDLFLALFQEETTVRLERFRGATESVLGEVVLRADDGLSRTLGRIADLFMVALSADKNWYLLCAEFRTQGLRQPEIRDRIAAAFRYFHTELGKVLVGALDRMGRELTISPDDAVLVLIALYEQGLQNYLLDGSELPADGRFVSELIPKVMASLIVPARS, from the coding sequence ATGACCGAGGAGCGGGGCGCCACCATGACCAGGCGCCGGGCGGACACCCGCCGACGGCTGATCGACGCGGCGTACGAGGCCTTCTCCGAACGCGGCATCCGGGACACCCCGGTCGAGCTGATCTGCGAGCGCGCCGGCTTCACCCGCGGCGCCTTCTACTCGAACTTCAGCAGCAAGGAAGACCTCTTCCTCGCCCTGTTCCAGGAGGAGACCACGGTCCGGCTCGAGCGCTTCCGTGGCGCCACCGAGAGCGTGCTCGGCGAGGTCGTCCTCCGCGCGGACGACGGCCTCTCCCGCACCCTGGGGCGGATCGCCGACCTGTTCATGGTCGCCCTCAGCGCGGACAAGAACTGGTACCTGCTGTGCGCGGAATTCCGCACCCAGGGCCTGCGGCAGCCGGAGATCCGCGACCGGATCGCCGCCGCCTTCCGGTACTTCCACACCGAACTGGGCAAGGTCCTCGTCGGCGCGCTCGACCGGATGGGCCGGGAACTGACGATCTCGCCGGACGACGCGGTGCTCGTGCTGATCGCCCTCTACGAGCAGGGACTGCAGAACTACCTGCTGGACGGCAGCGAACTCCCCGCCGACGGCCGGTTCGTCAGCGAGCTGATCCCGAAGGTGATGGCCTCCCTCATCGTCCCCGCCCGAAGCTGA
- a CDS encoding response regulator transcription factor, which yields MTAAEIQVLLVDDQELVRSGLRRILRRRDGFVIAGECGDGSEVPAALAAHEVDVIVMDLRMKNVGGVEATRRLRRSAGHPPVLALTTFDDDNLLADALRAGAAGYVLKDSPAEDLIRAVRAVAGGDAWLDPGVTGRVLVAYRQAAGNGSGGRSPELLTPREQDVLRAIGRGLTNAEIASALVISEVTVKSHIGRIFTKLQLRDRAAAIVYAFDHGIVVPG from the coding sequence GTGACCGCCGCCGAGATCCAGGTGCTGCTGGTCGACGATCAGGAGCTGGTCCGCTCCGGGCTGCGGCGCATCCTGCGGCGCCGCGACGGATTCGTCATCGCGGGGGAATGCGGCGACGGTTCGGAGGTGCCCGCGGCGCTGGCCGCGCACGAGGTCGACGTCATCGTGATGGACCTGCGGATGAAGAACGTCGGCGGGGTCGAAGCGACCCGGCGGCTGCGGCGGTCGGCAGGCCATCCGCCGGTGCTCGCGCTGACCACGTTCGACGACGACAACCTGCTGGCCGACGCGCTGCGGGCGGGCGCGGCGGGCTACGTCCTCAAGGATTCCCCCGCCGAAGACCTGATCCGTGCGGTGCGGGCGGTCGCAGGGGGCGACGCCTGGCTCGATCCAGGGGTCACCGGCCGGGTGCTCGTCGCGTACCGGCAGGCCGCCGGGAACGGCAGCGGCGGCCGGTCACCCGAACTGCTGACACCGCGGGAACAGGACGTGCTCCGCGCGATCGGCCGAGGGCTGACCAACGCGGAGATCGCCTCGGCACTCGTCATCTCGGAGGTGACCGTGAAAAGCCATATCGGCCGGATCTTCACCAAACTCCAGCTGCGGGACCGGGCGGCGGCGATCGTCTACGCGTTCGATCACGGGATCGTGGTGCCGGGCTGA